In Candidatus Desulfatibia profunda, the sequence AGCTTTTTCTGTTCCAGCCTGTAAAATCTGCGGGCGTTGGCACTGGTTATCTCCGCGACCTTGCGGGCGGGGATTTTTAGCAGTTTTGCCAGGTACGACACTATTGTTTCAATGAATGCAGGTTCGTTTCGGGAGTACCCGCGCCTGGGAGAAAGGGCCGGGCTATCGGTTTCGGTTAGAACCTGCTCGATGGGGATGCCTTTAACGGCGTCCTGAAGATCGGTGTTAAAAAGGAGTATCGCTGACAAAGAGAGGTAGAAACCGCAAGCGGCAATTTTTCCGGCCACCTGCTTGGCTCCGGCAAAGCAGTGAAACATCACCGGCACTTTACTGCGGGCCAGGACTTCCAGGGCCGCTGCTTCCGCCCGGCGGGCATGAACCACCATGGGCAGGCCCCATTCCTCGGCCCGGTCCAGAGCTTCCTTGAGCACGG encodes:
- a CDS encoding TatD family hydrolase → AIDRIRPEIVAVGEVGPDFHHIRNPHEQQRQLAVLKEALDRAEEWGLPMVVHARRAEAAALEVLARSKVPVMFHCFAGAKQVAGKIAACGFYLSLSAILLFNTDLQDAVKGIPIEQVLTETDSPALSPRRGYSRNEPAFIETIVSYLAKLLKIPARKVAEITSANARRFYRLEQKKLVDLAPKS